One window of the Desulfocurvibacter africanus subsp. africanus DSM 2603 genome contains the following:
- the rpsB gene encoding 30S ribosomal protein S2, whose product MSYVSMKQMLETGVHFGHQTRRWNPKMRPFIFGARNGIHIIDLQQTVGLFRTAHDFIADSVAAGGSCIFVGTKRQAQEAIKTEAERAGQYYITNRWLGGTLTNFQTISKSIERLKKLEAMFEDGTINRYSKKEISRMSREMGKLSGDLGGIKNLEGLPSVAFVIDPNREEIAVKECRKLGIPIVAVVDTNCDPDLIDYVIPGNDDAIRAIKLFVTAMADACVEGKARAEEQGTAKRDKSAKPKAAPKAVEGLDTDDADVTEEA is encoded by the coding sequence ATGTCCTACGTCAGTATGAAACAGATGCTGGAGACCGGCGTCCACTTTGGACACCAGACCCGCCGTTGGAACCCCAAGATGCGCCCGTTCATTTTCGGCGCTCGCAATGGCATCCACATCATCGACCTCCAGCAGACCGTGGGCCTGTTCCGCACCGCCCATGATTTCATCGCGGACTCCGTCGCCGCGGGCGGCTCGTGCATCTTCGTCGGCACCAAGCGCCAGGCTCAGGAAGCCATCAAGACCGAGGCCGAGCGCGCCGGACAGTACTACATCACCAACCGCTGGCTGGGCGGCACGCTGACCAACTTCCAGACCATCTCCAAGTCCATCGAGCGCCTCAAGAAGCTTGAGGCCATGTTCGAGGACGGCACCATCAACCGCTACAGCAAAAAGGAAATCTCACGCATGTCTCGTGAGATGGGAAAGCTGAGCGGAGACCTGGGCGGCATCAAGAACCTGGAAGGCCTGCCTAGCGTGGCTTTCGTAATAGACCCCAATCGCGAAGAGATCGCGGTCAAGGAATGCCGCAAGCTGGGCATCCCCATCGTGGCCGTGGTGGACACCAATTGCGACCCCGATCTCATCGATTACGTGATCCCCGGCAATGATGACGCCATCCGCGCCATCAAGCTCTTTGTCACGGCCATGGCCGACGCCTGCGTCGAGGGCAAGGCCCGCGCCGAGGAGCAAGGCACCGCCAAGCGGGATAAGTCCGCCAAGCCCAAGGCCGCGCCCAAGGCTGTCGAAGGCTTGGATACCGACGATGCAGATGTGACCGAGGAGGCATAA
- a CDS encoding type II toxin-antitoxin system HicA family toxin, with protein sequence MAELVPLSRRELVRKLRRLGFEGPYSGGRHAFMLGREKRAVIPNPHGGDISPAFIREFLKQTGIDAEKWTYA encoded by the coding sequence ATGGCTGAACTGGTGCCGCTTTCCCGCCGGGAGCTGGTGCGCAAGCTGCGCCGCCTTGGCTTCGAGGGCCCCTACTCCGGTGGGCGGCATGCCTTCATGCTCGGCCGTGAAAAACGAGCCGTCATCCCCAATCCCCATGGCGGGGACATCTCTCCGGCCTTCATCCGCGAATTTCTCAAGCAGACCGGCATAGACGCCGAGAAATGGACATATGCCTGA
- the msrB gene encoding peptide-methionine (R)-S-oxide reductase MsrB, whose translation MASRKPSADYTRPSESELREKLTPLQFRVTQEEGTELPFKNEYWDNKREGIYVDVVSGEPLFSSKDKYDSGTGWPSFCKPLEPENIVERVDDKLLMRRIEARSRHGDSHLGHVFPDGPAHTGQRYCMNSAALRFIPKEELEREGYGEYRKLFE comes from the coding sequence ATGGCGTCGAGAAAGCCCTCAGCCGATTATACACGGCCGAGCGAATCCGAACTGCGCGAGAAGCTGACTCCCCTGCAGTTCCGGGTCACCCAGGAAGAGGGCACCGAACTGCCCTTCAAAAACGAGTACTGGGACAACAAGCGCGAAGGCATCTACGTTGATGTCGTCTCAGGCGAGCCCCTGTTCAGTTCCAAGGACAAGTACGATTCGGGCACGGGCTGGCCGAGTTTCTGCAAACCACTGGAGCCCGAAAACATCGTCGAACGGGTTGACGACAAGCTGCTCATGCGCCGCATCGAGGCTCGCAGCAGGCATGGCGATTCTCACCTGGGCCATGTCTTCCCCGACGGCCCGGCTCATACGGGTCAGCGCTACTGCATGAACTCCGCCGCCCTGCGCTTCATCCCCAAGGAGGAACTGGAGCGGGAGGGCTACGGCGAGTACCGGAAGCTTTTCGAGTAG
- the tsf gene encoding translation elongation factor Ts, with protein MAISASMVKDLREKTGAGMMDCKKALEATNGEEEAAVAWLREKGLAKAAKKAGRATSEGLIGSYVSEDGKVGVLVEVKCETDFVAKNDKFQDFVVQLAKQVAKQNPATLAETDYQGGQSATDALSTLISVLGENMQLGRFTRLERQAEGGFGLYVHANGKIGVLVEFACPDAVASKPGFQDSARDVAMQVAAVSPICVSSDQVPADLLAKEKEIYKNMAMEEGKPEAIAEKVVIGRIQKYYKDVCLLEQPFIKEDKKSVGAMLKEAGKALGGEIKVNRFVRMALGEDAAAEKE; from the coding sequence ATGGCTATCAGCGCTTCGATGGTAAAAGACCTGCGCGAAAAGACCGGCGCGGGCATGATGGATTGCAAGAAGGCCCTGGAGGCCACGAACGGCGAAGAAGAAGCGGCCGTCGCCTGGCTGCGCGAAAAGGGCCTGGCCAAGGCCGCCAAGAAGGCCGGCCGCGCCACCTCCGAAGGCCTCATCGGCTCTTACGTCAGTGAAGACGGCAAGGTCGGCGTGCTCGTCGAGGTCAAGTGCGAGACCGACTTCGTGGCCAAGAACGACAAGTTCCAGGACTTCGTGGTCCAGCTGGCCAAGCAGGTCGCCAAGCAGAACCCGGCCACCCTGGCCGAGACGGATTACCAGGGCGGGCAGTCGGCTACCGACGCTCTGTCCACGCTGATTTCCGTGCTGGGCGAGAACATGCAGCTCGGCCGTTTCACGCGCCTGGAGCGTCAGGCCGAGGGTGGCTTCGGCCTGTATGTCCACGCCAACGGCAAGATCGGTGTGCTCGTGGAGTTCGCCTGCCCGGATGCCGTGGCCTCCAAGCCCGGCTTCCAGGACTCTGCCAGGGACGTGGCCATGCAGGTGGCCGCCGTGAGCCCCATCTGCGTCTCCTCGGATCAGGTTCCCGCGGACCTGCTGGCCAAGGAGAAGGAAATCTACAAGAACATGGCCATGGAAGAGGGCAAGCCCGAAGCCATCGCCGAGAAGGTCGTCATCGGCCGCATACAGAAGTACTACAAGGATGTCTGCCTGCTGGAGCAGCCCTTCATCAAGGAAGACAAAAAGAGCGTCGGCGCCATGCTCAAGGAGGCCGGCAAGGCCCTGGGCGGCGAGATCAAGGTCAACCGCTTCGTGCGCATGGCCTTGGGCGAAGACGCAGCAGCCGAAAAAGAGTAG
- a CDS encoding Spy/CpxP family protein refolding chaperone → MNTKTMRIVVLSGLAVLITAALAFAQPGVGRGGWGPGNCPGYGAGQAQNLTPEQQQKFDALFAEHQKKGFALQQDIWAKRTELDALAQNPNTKPERITQLVNELKDLRAKQYTQREAFRAALQKEGLPAAYGNCGGFGGGNGPRGGRGMMRGGC, encoded by the coding sequence ATGAATACCAAGACCATGCGCATCGTTGTCCTCAGCGGACTGGCCGTGCTGATCACCGCGGCCCTGGCTTTTGCCCAGCCCGGCGTGGGTCGTGGCGGATGGGGTCCGGGCAACTGCCCTGGATACGGCGCCGGCCAAGCCCAGAACCTGACCCCGGAGCAGCAGCAGAAGTTTGATGCCCTGTTCGCCGAGCACCAGAAGAAAGGCTTTGCTCTGCAGCAGGATATCTGGGCCAAAAGGACCGAGTTGGATGCGCTTGCCCAGAACCCGAACACCAAGCCCGAGCGCATCACCCAGCTCGTGAACGAGCTCAAGGACCTGCGTGCTAAGCAGTACACGCAGCGCGAAGCCTTCCGCGCCGCTCTGCAGAAGGAAGGCCTGCCCGCTGCCTACGGCAACTGCGGCGGTTTCGGCGGCGGCAACGGTCCCCGAGGCGGGCGCGGCATGATGCGCGGCGGCTGTTAA
- the prxU gene encoding thioredoxin-dependent peroxiredoxin (Most members of this family contain a selenocysteine.) — translation MGQAKPPQKAGKDSVSCIAPAKGPISPQGEPAQAGDANATSDGLPVMQARVGKPAPDFEANAFHKGEFKNIKLSDYKGQWVVLCFYPGDFTFVUPTELTAVAVVYDKLRQMGAEVLAVSTDSRFTHKIWQTDELSKMVKGGVPYPMLSDAGGRIGQVYGVYDDASGVDIRGRFIIDPDGVIQAQEVLTPSVGRNPSELLRQLAAFELVRETSKATPSGWQPGRPTLTPGPDLVGNVWKEWKPEMAFSR, via the coding sequence ATGGGCCAGGCAAAGCCGCCCCAAAAAGCAGGCAAGGATTCGGTAAGCTGCATTGCGCCAGCAAAAGGGCCGATTTCGCCTCAAGGCGAGCCTGCGCAGGCGGGCGACGCCAATGCAACATCAGACGGCCTTCCGGTGATGCAAGCCCGAGTGGGCAAGCCCGCCCCGGACTTCGAGGCCAATGCGTTCCACAAGGGTGAGTTCAAGAATATCAAGCTATCTGATTATAAAGGCCAGTGGGTAGTGCTCTGCTTCTATCCGGGCGATTTCACCTTTGTTTGACCTACTGAACTGACCGCGGTTGCGGTCGTATATGACAAGCTCCGCCAGATGGGTGCCGAGGTGCTCGCAGTGAGCACCGACAGCCGCTTCACACATAAAATATGGCAGACGGACGAACTCTCCAAGATGGTCAAAGGCGGTGTGCCTTATCCCATGCTCTCGGACGCGGGAGGCCGCATCGGCCAAGTCTATGGCGTTTATGATGACGCGTCGGGCGTGGACATCCGGGGCAGGTTCATTATCGATCCGGATGGCGTCATCCAGGCCCAGGAGGTGTTGACGCCATCCGTTGGGCGCAATCCCTCTGAATTGCTTCGTCAATTGGCCGCGTTCGAGCTTGTGCGCGAGACCAGCAAGGCCACGCCCTCTGGCTGGCAGCCAGGCAGGCCGACGCTGACCCCAGGGCCGGATCTTGTGGGGAACGTATGGAAGGAGTGGAAGCCGGAGATGGCTTTTAGCCGCTAG
- the frr gene encoding ribosome recycling factor has product MQKEIKELETRMQKVVENLKREFGRLRTGRASTTLLEGINIDYYGSSTPISQVASVATPDSRTITIQPWDRGSFGPIEKAIMTSDLGLNPVNDGKIIRISLPPLTEERRKDLVKLGKKYTEEGKVAVRNIRRDGNDTLKKLEKDKTITEDDLRRGQDEIQKLTDKYVAKCDEALAVKEKEIMEI; this is encoded by the coding sequence ATGCAAAAGGAAATCAAGGAACTGGAAACCCGGATGCAGAAGGTTGTCGAAAACCTCAAACGCGAGTTCGGGCGCCTCCGCACCGGCCGGGCCTCCACCACTCTCTTGGAAGGCATCAACATCGACTACTACGGATCCAGCACGCCGATCAGCCAAGTCGCGTCCGTGGCAACTCCAGACTCCCGGACCATAACCATCCAGCCGTGGGATCGCGGGTCCTTCGGCCCTATCGAGAAAGCCATCATGACCTCGGACCTCGGCCTGAATCCGGTCAATGACGGCAAGATCATCCGCATCAGCCTGCCGCCCCTTACCGAAGAGCGCCGCAAGGACCTGGTCAAGCTGGGCAAGAAGTACACCGAGGAAGGCAAGGTCGCCGTGCGCAACATCCGCCGAGACGGCAACGATACGCTCAAGAAGTTGGAGAAGGACAAGACGATAACCGAGGACGATCTGCGCCGCGGCCAGGACGAGATCCAGAAATTGACCGACAAGTATGTAGCCAAGTGCGACGAAGCGCTGGCGGTCAAAGAAAAAGAAATTATGGAGATTTAG
- a CDS encoding type II toxin-antitoxin system HicB family antitoxin: MIKAGFREYTKALLRTADYVRDAQCGCVVAHVPLLPGCITQAETFEDARDNLIDAMELWILNGLMHGEIMPEVGGICLGACACELEECETGDG; this comes from the coding sequence ATGATCAAGGCAGGCTTCCGCGAATACACCAAGGCCCTGTTGCGCACGGCCGACTACGTGCGCGACGCGCAGTGCGGCTGCGTGGTGGCGCATGTGCCCCTGCTGCCCGGCTGCATCACCCAAGCCGAGACGTTCGAGGATGCGCGCGACAACCTTATCGACGCCATGGAGCTGTGGATTCTCAACGGGCTCATGCACGGCGAAATCATGCCCGAGGTCGGCGGCATCTGCCTGGGTGCCTGTGCCTGCGAACTGGAAGAATGCGAGACCGGGGATGGCTGA
- a CDS encoding fumarylacetoacetate hydrolase family protein, producing the protein MRVLRVQYNNHTFYASLHGDELMCLNKALGLNQPIPLREVAVVPPVMPTKIVCSAINYRSHAQEMQKNVPDEPVIFLKPPSSIIGTGMPIILPAMSNRVDHEAELAVVMGKACRNLEPDEVAEHIFGYACANDVTARDLQKKDGQYGRAKGFDSFCPIGPWIETQVPDPRNLAIAARVNGNLIQQGNTRDMLFPPFELISHISKVMTLQPGDVVLTGTPEGVGPLRHGDEVRVEIEGVGILINRVVAEKAGESEKETPMQ; encoded by the coding sequence ATGCGAGTGCTTCGCGTCCAATACAACAATCACACTTTCTACGCCTCCTTGCACGGCGATGAGCTCATGTGCCTCAACAAAGCCCTGGGCCTCAATCAACCCATCCCGCTACGCGAAGTGGCCGTGGTCCCGCCGGTCATGCCCACAAAGATTGTCTGCTCGGCGATCAACTATCGCAGCCATGCGCAGGAGATGCAAAAGAACGTGCCGGACGAACCGGTCATCTTCCTCAAGCCGCCATCCTCGATCATCGGGACCGGCATGCCCATCATCTTGCCGGCCATGTCCAACCGCGTGGACCATGAAGCCGAGCTGGCCGTGGTCATGGGCAAGGCCTGTCGCAATCTGGAGCCCGACGAGGTTGCGGAGCACATCTTCGGCTATGCTTGCGCCAACGACGTAACCGCCCGGGACCTGCAGAAAAAAGACGGTCAGTATGGCCGAGCCAAAGGCTTCGACAGCTTCTGCCCAATCGGCCCCTGGATTGAAACCCAGGTGCCCGATCCAAGGAACCTGGCCATCGCGGCGCGCGTGAACGGCAACCTCATTCAGCAGGGTAATACACGGGACATGCTCTTCCCGCCTTTCGAGCTGATCAGCCATATCTCCAAAGTCATGACCCTGCAGCCTGGCGATGTGGTGCTCACGGGCACTCCGGAAGGCGTCGGGCCTTTGCGCCACGGCGACGAAGTGCGCGTGGAGATCGAAGGCGTGGGTATCCTCATCAACAGGGTCGTTGCCGAGAAGGCCGGAGAGAGCGAGAAGGAAACTCCCATGCAGTAG
- a CDS encoding isoprenyl transferase — MSLPQHLALIMDGNGRWAAHRGMSRTEGHEAGVKTAQKVYRHCRNLGIRHLTLYAFSKENWQRPKDEVSFLFGLVTRYFTQKELRELMERDIRLQVLGELEDLPATTRKVLESYMEKTAGNSSMTLNLALNYSGRDEIVRAARLLLQDGLRPEEITEEALASRLYTVGQPDPDFIVRTSGEYRLSNYLLYQAAYSELYFTHTHWPDFDEAELDKALAEYAHRQRRFGRTGEQVESPTK, encoded by the coding sequence ATGAGTCTGCCGCAACATTTGGCCTTAATCATGGACGGCAATGGCCGTTGGGCCGCGCACCGTGGGATGAGCCGCACCGAAGGGCACGAGGCCGGAGTCAAGACGGCCCAGAAAGTCTATCGGCACTGCCGGAATCTGGGCATCCGTCATCTGACCCTGTACGCGTTCTCCAAGGAGAACTGGCAGCGTCCCAAGGATGAGGTCAGCTTTCTTTTTGGGCTCGTCACGCGCTACTTCACCCAGAAGGAGCTGCGCGAGCTCATGGAACGCGATATCCGCCTGCAGGTTCTGGGAGAACTTGAAGATTTGCCCGCGACCACGCGCAAGGTTTTAGAGAGCTACATGGAAAAAACCGCGGGCAACTCCTCCATGACTCTCAACCTTGCCCTGAATTATTCTGGCCGGGATGAGATCGTGCGGGCCGCCCGCCTGCTCCTGCAGGATGGCTTGCGCCCCGAGGAGATCACCGAAGAGGCTCTGGCCAGCCGGTTGTACACCGTTGGCCAGCCCGACCCGGATTTCATCGTGCGCACCAGCGGCGAATACCGCCTGTCCAATTACCTGCTCTATCAAGCCGCCTATTCCGAACTCTACTTCACGCATACCCATTGGCCGGATTTCGACGAGGCCGAGCTGGACAAAGCTCTGGCCGAGTATGCCCATCGCCAGCGCCGCTTCGGCCGCACCGGCGAACAGGTCGAAAGCCCGACCAAGTAG
- the hypF gene encoding carbamoyltransferase HypF — protein MPDIATDNTARRRFTVTGQVQGVGFRPFVFRLAHELGLTGSVRNTPEGVAVEVQGTPEAVEVFGRDLQGKLPPLARIVGLTQQELEPEAGEQEFRILASTAGHGHQVLISPDTATCADCLADMRDPSNRRQLYPFTNCTNCGPRYTITRSIPYDRATTSMACFPLCDACRAEYENPLDRRFHAQPNACPECGPKVWLTDRDGRNMAERDEAMRRLAEALAEGLVCAIKGLGGFHLACDATSAMAVAVLRERKNRRGKPLAVMVPNLDTARRLAEINAEEERWLTGKERPIVLLRRRPDSQLAADISPDTQFIGVMLPYTPLHHVVFHHLQGRVDLPALVMTSGNFSSEPISIGNREALRRLADIADLFLLHDRDILIRTDDSVLRVLPTGKPQFLRRARGFTPTPIFLAGKSPSVLGLGPELKNTLCVTKDDQAFVSQHIGDMENLETLGFHHEIRQHLVSILQTSPVALVRDLHPDYLTTAYALEQRELPVLTLQHHFAHAFSVLAEHRHQGPALALALDGTGFGEDGTLWGGEALFVDTQTLERKRLGHFAPAPLPGGEAAIREPWRIAQAYLWACGITTPDKKPWPWLAEHAQASAFVARMLERDVNCPRSTSCGRLFDAVSALLGLKLKIDYEGQAAIVLEQAQDQNVSAESRGYACPLLPSPLAPDESTMLDTLTLFRAVHEDFQAGVPTGTISRRFHLGLIEGLAELASSLAERTGVRTVALSGGVMLNLTMATLLPEALARRGLTPLSHEQLPPGDACISLGQAAWGRRAVELGLLRHPPQP, from the coding sequence ATGCCTGATATCGCGACCGACAACACAGCCAGGCGACGCTTCACCGTCACCGGTCAGGTGCAGGGCGTGGGCTTCCGCCCCTTTGTCTTCCGTCTGGCCCACGAGCTGGGACTGACCGGCAGCGTGCGCAACACGCCCGAGGGAGTGGCCGTGGAGGTGCAGGGCACACCCGAGGCCGTGGAAGTTTTCGGTCGCGACCTGCAAGGCAAGCTGCCGCCCCTGGCGCGCATTGTTGGACTGACACAACAGGAGCTGGAGCCCGAGGCCGGGGAACAGGAGTTCCGCATCCTGGCCTCCACAGCTGGTCACGGCCATCAGGTGCTCATCTCGCCCGATACGGCCACCTGCGCCGACTGCCTGGCGGACATGCGGGACCCGTCCAACCGCCGCCAATTGTATCCATTCACCAACTGCACCAACTGCGGTCCGCGCTACACCATCACCCGTTCCATTCCCTACGACCGGGCCACGACCTCCATGGCCTGCTTCCCCCTGTGCGACGCCTGCCGGGCCGAGTACGAGAATCCCCTGGACCGGCGCTTCCACGCTCAGCCCAACGCCTGCCCGGAGTGCGGCCCAAAGGTCTGGCTCACGGACAGGGACGGCCGGAACATGGCCGAGCGCGACGAGGCCATGCGCCGGCTGGCCGAGGCCCTGGCCGAAGGGCTGGTCTGCGCGATCAAGGGTCTGGGCGGCTTCCACCTGGCCTGCGACGCGACCAGCGCCATGGCCGTGGCCGTCCTGCGCGAGCGCAAGAATCGGCGCGGCAAGCCCCTGGCGGTCATGGTCCCGAACCTGGACACGGCCCGACGGCTGGCGGAAATCAACGCGGAAGAGGAACGCTGGCTGACGGGCAAGGAGCGGCCCATCGTGCTGCTGCGCCGCAGGCCCGACAGCCAGCTGGCGGCCGACATCTCGCCGGACACGCAGTTCATCGGCGTCATGCTCCCCTACACGCCGCTGCACCATGTGGTTTTTCATCATCTGCAAGGCCGCGTGGACCTGCCGGCTCTGGTCATGACCTCGGGCAATTTCAGTTCCGAGCCCATCAGCATCGGCAACCGCGAGGCCCTGCGCAGGCTGGCGGACATCGCCGACCTGTTCCTGCTGCACGACCGTGACATCCTCATCCGCACCGACGATTCGGTCCTGCGCGTGCTGCCGACGGGCAAACCGCAGTTCCTGCGCCGCGCGCGCGGCTTCACGCCCACTCCGATCTTTCTCGCCGGTAAAAGCCCGTCCGTGCTGGGATTGGGGCCGGAACTGAAAAACACTTTATGCGTGACCAAGGACGACCAAGCCTTCGTGAGCCAGCACATCGGGGACATGGAAAACCTGGAGACACTCGGATTTCATCACGAGATCCGGCAGCATCTCGTGTCCATTCTGCAAACCTCGCCCGTGGCTCTTGTGCGCGACCTGCACCCGGACTACCTGACCACGGCTTATGCCCTTGAGCAACGCGAACTGCCCGTGCTGACCCTGCAACACCATTTCGCACATGCCTTCTCGGTACTGGCCGAACACCGCCATCAGGGTCCGGCCCTGGCCCTGGCCCTGGACGGAACAGGCTTTGGCGAGGACGGCACCCTGTGGGGCGGCGAGGCCTTGTTCGTGGATACGCAGACCCTGGAACGCAAGCGGCTCGGCCATTTCGCACCGGCCCCGCTACCCGGCGGCGAGGCGGCCATCCGCGAGCCCTGGCGCATCGCCCAGGCTTACCTGTGGGCCTGCGGCATCACCACGCCGGACAAGAAGCCATGGCCGTGGCTTGCGGAACACGCGCAGGCCAGCGCATTCGTGGCGCGCATGCTGGAGCGCGACGTGAACTGCCCGCGCAGCACGAGTTGCGGCCGGCTGTTCGACGCGGTCTCGGCCCTGCTGGGGCTCAAGCTGAAAATCGACTACGAGGGCCAGGCAGCCATCGTTCTGGAGCAGGCCCAGGACCAAAACGTCAGTGCGGAATCCAGAGGCTATGCCTGCCCCCTGCTGCCAAGTCCGCTGGCTCCGGACGAGTCCACGATGCTCGATACGCTGACCCTGTTCCGGGCCGTGCATGAGGATTTCCAGGCTGGCGTTCCGACCGGGACCATCAGCCGCCGTTTCCACCTGGGGCTCATCGAGGGCCTGGCCGAACTCGCGTCTTCATTGGCCGAGCGCACCGGCGTGCGCACCGTGGCCCTGAGCGGCGGGGTCATGCTGAACCTGACCATGGCCACGCTGCTGCCCGAGGCCCTGGCTCGACGCGGGCTCACCCCGCTATCCCATGAGCAGCTCCCGCCGGGCGACGCCTGCATCTCCCTGGGCCAAGCCGCCTGGGGCCGCCGAGCCGTGGAGCTGGGCCTGCTCCGCCATCCGCCGCAGCCGTAG
- the pyrH gene encoding UMP kinase — protein sequence MDKLLYKRILLKLSGEALAGDQKYGIEPQTIHAFAQEIAEVADLGCEVVLVIGGGNIFRGMSGSAKGMDRASADYMGMLATVMNALAVQDAIEKLGRETRVLTAIAMREVAEPYIRRRGIRHLEKGRVVICAAGTGNPYFTTDTAAALRAMELKCGAILKATKVDGVYDKDPMKHADAVMFKRVTYLQALEKRLGVMDATAISLAMDNDLPIVVFNLFTKGNIMRVVLGEDIGTIVTGG from the coding sequence ATGGACAAGCTTCTCTACAAGCGCATACTGCTTAAGCTCTCGGGCGAGGCCTTGGCTGGCGATCAAAAATACGGCATCGAGCCGCAGACGATACACGCCTTCGCGCAGGAGATCGCCGAAGTGGCCGACCTGGGCTGCGAAGTCGTGCTGGTCATCGGCGGCGGCAACATCTTCCGTGGCATGTCCGGGTCCGCCAAGGGCATGGACCGCGCGTCGGCCGACTACATGGGCATGCTGGCCACGGTCATGAATGCCCTGGCCGTGCAGGACGCCATTGAGAAGCTCGGGCGCGAAACGCGCGTGCTCACGGCCATCGCCATGCGCGAAGTGGCCGAACCCTACATTCGCCGCCGCGGCATACGTCACCTCGAAAAAGGACGCGTGGTCATCTGCGCGGCGGGAACCGGCAATCCTTATTTCACCACTGATACTGCCGCGGCCCTGCGAGCCATGGAACTCAAGTGCGGAGCCATTCTCAAGGCCACGAAGGTGGACGGCGTCTACGATAAGGACCCCATGAAGCACGCCGACGCCGTCATGTTCAAAAGAGTCACCTACCTTCAGGCCCTGGAGAAGCGTCTCGGGGTCATGGACGCCACGGCCATCTCCTTGGCCATGGACAACGATCTGCCGATCGTCGTATTCAATCTTTTCACCAAAGGGAACATCATGCGTGTGGTCCTGGGTGAGGATATCGGCACCATCGTCACAGGAGGTTAG